From Demequina capsici, one genomic window encodes:
- a CDS encoding Rv3235 family protein, translated as MSAQPLSARTAPRRPLGTAAGTRRPPAGPGRAQVLPAPSSPYERKRRPLGDPSPLACTIAKASLEAVHGSSALDALTRWIDPTVRLQLSKQQSIARRAGQSGVGNAQVLRARVCRVSATAAEVSVVAGWGDRVHAIALRMEDRRGRWVATVIEVG; from the coding sequence GTGAGCGCGCAGCCGCTCAGCGCGAGGACTGCGCCGCGCCGTCCGCTCGGCACAGCCGCAGGCACGCGCCGACCCCCCGCAGGTCCAGGGCGGGCGCAGGTCCTGCCGGCCCCCAGCTCCCCGTACGAGCGCAAGCGGCGTCCGCTCGGCGATCCGTCGCCACTGGCTTGCACGATCGCGAAGGCCTCGCTCGAGGCCGTCCACGGCTCGTCCGCGCTCGACGCGCTGACGCGCTGGATCGACCCCACCGTGCGCCTGCAGCTGTCCAAGCAGCAGTCCATCGCGCGGCGCGCGGGCCAGTCGGGCGTCGGCAATGCCCAGGTGCTGCGAGCACGCGTGTGCCGCGTGTCAGCGACTGCCGCAGAGGTGAGCGTCGTGGCCGGCTGGGGCGATCGCGTCCACGCGATCGCCTTGCGCATGGAGGATCGTCGCGGTCGATGGGTCGCCACGGTGATCGAGGTCGGCTGA